The genomic interval GCCGGCACCCTGACGGCGGGCGCCCTGGTGGCGTACCTGCTCTACATCGACCTGTTCTTCGCGCCCGTCCAGCAGCTCTCGCAGGTCTTCGACGGCTACCAGCAGGCGACCGTCTCCCTCGGCCGGATCCGGGACCTGCTGCGCGAGCCGACGACCACCCCGCCCGCGACGCGGCCGCGCGCGGTGACGGAGCTCCGCGGCGCGGTGGCCTTCGAGGACGTCCACTTCCACTACGGGGACGGCGAGCGGGCCCTCGCGGGCATCGACCTCACCGTCCCGGCCGGGCAGACCGTGGCCTTCGTCGGCGAGACGGGCGCGGGGAAGTCCACGCTGGTCAAGCTGGTGGCGCGGTTCTACGACCCGACGTCGGGCACCGTCCGCGTCGACGGGCACGACCTGCGGGAGCTGGACGCCACGGCCTACCGGCACCGGCTGGGCGTGGTCCCGCAGGAGCCCTACCTCTTCCCCGGCACGGTCCGCGACGCCATCGCCTACGGGCGGCCGGACGCCTCCGACGCCGAGGTCGAGGCCGCGGCGCGGGCGGTCGGCGCGCACGACATGATCGCCACTCTCGACGGCGGCTATCTGCACACCGTCGCCGAGCGGGGCCGCAACCTCTCGGCCGGGCAGCGGCAGTTGATCGCGCTGGCCCGCGCCGAGCTGGTCGACCCGGACGTCCTGCTGCTCGACGAGGCCACGGCGGCCCTGGACCTGGCCACCGAGGCGCTGGTCAACCAGGCCACCGAGAAGCTGGCGGGCCGGCGCACCACGCTGGTCGTCGCGCACCGGCTGACGACCGCGGCCCGCGCGGACCGCGTCGTGGTCCTGGACCGCGGCCGGGTGGTGGAGGACGGCACGCACGACGAACTGCTGGCCCTGGACGGGCGGTACGCCGTGCTGTGGCGGACGTTCACGGGCGAGGCGATCGCGGCGTAGCGGGCGGTGGCCGGCCGCCCGGCGGAGCGCGGGGCGGTGGCCGACAGATCAGGAGAAAGAGACCAGCCGACCGGTATTCGACCGGTCGGCTGGTCAGTTGATATGCCTGAGGGTCTGGTGCAGCCGATGTCCACCCCGATAGGTTCACGGCGGACTTTGTGAACCCAGGGGAGGGCGAATGCGCAAGGCGCTCAGAGGGCTGCTGGCGCTGGCGGTGCTCACGGGCACCGTCGGTGTCGGCGGTGCCACGGCGGGAACGGCGGCCGCGGCCACCACCGAGCCGGACATCAAGGAACGCGTCCTCGCGATCCCGGGGATGAGTTTCGTGGAGGAGAAGCCCTACGAGGGCTACCGCTACCTCGTCCTCACCTACGACCAGCCGGTCGACCACCGGAACCCGGCCAAGGGGACCTTCAAGCAGCGCTTCACGCTGCTGAACAAGTCCACCGACCGGCCGACGGTCTTCTTCACCTCCGGTTACAACGTCAGCACCAACCCCAGCCGCAGCGAGCCCACCCGGATCGTCGACGGCAACCAGGTGTCGATGGAGTACCGCTACTTCACCCCGTCCCGGCCCCAGCCCGCCGACTGGTCGAAGCTGGACATCTGGCAGGCCGCCAGCGACCAGCACCGCCTCTACCAGGCGCTCAAGCCCGTCTACAACAAGAACTGGCTGGCCACCGGCGGCAGCAAGGGCGGCATGACGGCGACGTACTACCGCCGCTTCTTCCCGGACGACATGAACGGCACCGTCGCCTACGTCGCGCCCAACGACGTGAACAACAACGAGGACTCGGCCTACGACAAGTTCTTCGCGAACGTCGGCGACCAGGCCTGCCGCACCCAGCTCAACTCCGTGCAGAAGCAGGCGCTCGTCCGCCGCGACGAGATCGTCGACCGCTACCAGAAGTGGGCCGACGCCAACGGCAAGACCTTCAAGGTCGTCGGCAGCGCCGACAAGGCGTACGAGAAC from Streptomyces albireticuli carries:
- a CDS encoding S28 family serine protease, with the protein product MRKALRGLLALAVLTGTVGVGGATAGTAAAATTEPDIKERVLAIPGMSFVEEKPYEGYRYLVLTYDQPVDHRNPAKGTFKQRFTLLNKSTDRPTVFFTSGYNVSTNPSRSEPTRIVDGNQVSMEYRYFTPSRPQPADWSKLDIWQAASDQHRLYQALKPVYNKNWLATGGSKGGMTATYYRRFFPDDMNGTVAYVAPNDVNNNEDSAYDKFFANVGDQACRTQLNSVQKQALVRRDEIVDRYQKWADANGKTFKVVGSADKAYENVVMDLVWAFWQYHLQSECATVPATNASTDDLYKFIDTISGFDGYTDQGLERFTPYYYQAGTELGAPSFRTPHLKGLLRYPGIYSPRNYVARDIPMKFKPKAMADIDRWVRNDSRRMLFVYGQNDPWSGEPFNLGRNAAARDDYRFYAPGGNHGANIAQLVADDRAKATAEVLEWAGVAPAAVRKDATHAKPLAPFDAKLDRPVVDRQNSLRP